GAGATGATGACGAGCTTTTCCCGGACGTCCGCCGGCGCCTGGTTTTGGGCCGTCTCGCGACCGCTTTTGGGCGACCTTGGAAAGGCgacctgtgttctttgacctgtACGACACGCAAAAGATGAGTATGATGAACGCGGCTACTGCTTTTGTGACCTTTGATCAGTTGGTCAAAAATGGAGACGACGTCGGAAAAGGTGCAATCGCGACATCGTTGAAGTGTCGTTTTGGGGAaactcttccttccttccttccttccttctagCCAGACAAAAATCCCCAGTAAGGCTGGCTACTGAAAAAGGGGACTTTCTTCCCCCCCAGGTCCCTTTGGACCCGCTTTAACTTTTAACTTATTAACTCAAGGTCAACAAACAAAGTGCGGACGGCCGTCCAGCTGGCGCCACGGCGGGGACGGGACGCCGATGGCCGTCTTTGGCTTTCTTGCTGTCTTTATTGGGGCTCAAagggtggctttttttttgttttgtttgtttttgttctgtgtgtgagtgaaaaaatgtcaattaacATGACTTCAGAAAGTTTATTGTTTTGCGGGTGGTGCGCACCTGCAcgcagatgacaaaaaaaagaaaaaaacaagtctgactAACATGCCAAGTGACACATGAGTGAAAGTTGAGTAAAAATGTCGTCAAAGTCACTGGAGTTGACGCCAAACACCATCTGGAGCTTCATAAATCACCCGCCGACCGAGCGAGCGACTCGAAGCAGTAAACAAGAAGGCACACACGCTCCCCCCCCCGGGCCGTTAGCCAGTTAGCAGTAGCCATTCCGAGTCCAAATCATGTTCCGTCGGTTCCGGTCCGAGAAGCGCGTATGGACGCCATTTTGGTGTGCACGGAGTCCCAACTCACCCCCGCCACGAGTGGCGTCCGGCCGCCGCTGGGACTCGCAGCATGTTCGCACCACCGGAACCAGCTCAAGAGGAGTGCGACGAGACTCCTTCGCCGCCGGCCCGAAACGGCACCGCCTCCGGAACCGCTCGGGGAGGATTTCTGCTCCTGTGACGTCACAACGCGCAGACTCTGAATCCTCGTCCGGCCGTTGTCATCTTTTTAAATAGTCCCTAAATTCACCGCCTTTTACAATAAATGTTGACTTGCAACTTTTTAACCTCGCGGAACCGAGACAACGGCTCGAATGCTTTTCTTTTTCGTGGACCGGGACCGCCCACCGGCCGTTCAACACAGCCAGCCAGCCAATTGGGCTTCACGTTGGAAGTGATCGACGATCCGCAGGCAACCTGATTGGCTTGCCTCCTCTTCGGGCCAATCATCAAGCAGCAGCCCGTAAACGCTTCTCGTGGGACCGCCCTCGAaaggaccccccccaccccccgccccccatctgGCCATTTCCCGCCGAGGACGGGATCCGAACCCGCCGCCGcacaactgcgaggcagatgtgaacaaaaatggcaaaataatgGCGGGCAGCGCTCAATTCCTGCCCCCCATCTGGCCATTTCCCGCCGAGGACGGGATCCGAACCCGCAGCCGCGAGGCAGATGtgaacaaaaatggcaaaataatgGCGGGCAGCGCTCAATTCCTGCCCCCCATCTGGCCATTTCCCGCCGAGGACGGGATCCGAACCCGCCGCCGcacaactgcgaggcagatgtgaaCAAAAATGGCGCTCAATTCCTCAATATTAATCAGGCTCTTCATCGTTGTATTCGCCCTAAAAATACACAAGTGACGACAAAACGTTCCTTTTGTAAAAGTGTGAACCGGACAACACGACGACGACAGCTtgtgtatattaaaaaatatatatgagtcAAAAGTCCAAAAAGTAACCTTCCAAATGTGTCGGAGCGGAACAGAACCTGCAGAAAATCCAAGCGGGGACGAGCAGAACATGTGCAAACTCTACACGGGCGAGGCGGGActtgaacccgcaacctcacAGCTTTGATTGAAATTTCATTCTGTGTATTACACAGCAGAGTGTTTGTTACAGGAATGATTAATCATTATTGATATGCAATACCATATTGACATCTCGGGTTCTGACAGATGTTGCCAACACGCACGTACGCGCGTTGTGTAGATTGTGTTGCGGTTTTTgtcttcatcttcctcatccCGTGGTGATTTTGGGGCTTCATCGACAGGACGCCGCAGACGGActggtcgcccccccccccccccccccccccccggtgttCCCCCTTCCTTGGCAGAGGTCGCCTTACACGGACGGCCACGCGGGGGTAAACGCAAGCATTCCGGCTCGGATTTCCCGTGTGTGCGCGTTTTCGTGGCAATgtcaaaaaaatcaaagcaaaaatccTCCTTTGCGATGAATAATTTAATTCCATAAGAGGACACGCACACACTCCACAGCACGACTATTGGCCTGGCGCAACGCGACCGGGAGGAGCCCCCGACCGACCCCGTTAGGACGAGGCGGGGGGCTTGCGGTAGTCGTCCACCCCCGTGATGGTGGCCTTGCAGAAGAAGCAGTCCTTGTTGTTCATCAGGTGCTGGTTGATGCAAgctctggtaaaaaaaaaaaaaacaaaaacaaaaacaaataaatgtggcagcagcaacaacaagatGGCGTGTCGCGACCTCCGAGGGGCCTGGACGGCCTTTCACCGGCAATGTCGCGGTTTCCATATTCCTACTGCGCATAATTCACCATAAAGTGGGATTGAGTGGATTCTGAACTTTTTGGGGGAGTAGTCAAATAAATGTTAACTATCCTAAAATATTATCggttagaaaaacaaaaaaacaaaaaacaaaaaaatcaacatatgCATTTGATTGTACATACTCATTGTACTCACTTTTTATACAGAATTTGTGTTTTGATTTGTCTTGTAAAATGACCTCATAAACAAAATgacttgggattaaaaaaaaaacaaaaaacaaaccgcGGCTACCACTTTGCAGATTTCACCTACTGCGCGGCTGATCCCAACCCTTAAAGGCGTGTCGACTGTCGTGTTGCGTTCGGGTGCGTTTGCGTGCGTGTGGACTGACTTGCAGGACTTGTGCGAGCAGGGTTTAAAGATGGCCGAGATGGAGTGCGCGTAGCAGATGGGGCAAAGGTCGTCCTCGCTCGTCGGCtacaagcacacacaaacaagacaAACATTTCGAGGAGCGGCAAAAGTCAGTGCGAGCGAGCGAGCCAGCGCCACCAGTCTTTTCAAACGTTTCCAAATTTACGAGACGCCGCGTTGGCCGGCTCAAGTAAACACGGCCGACGCGTTTGGACGAGGAAGGAGCGGAAACGCTCGCCGGCCGCCCTTCGCCGTGTTCGTCTCCCGCCACGTGATCGGCTGAGGTGTTCGCTTCCGACCTTATATGGTCACGCAACTTTGGCGTGCGCGCGGTTCTGCCGTACAAGGTCGACCCGGACAGTCCCCAAACGTCCAATGcggattttgtttttacaaattggCCCGGCTTGAGATACAAGTTGCGTTTGGTCAGCGATGGCGCTCGTATCTCAGAGCCGACGTTTCCCCGAGCCAAATGAAGAGAAAATGCGAGAAATAACGAAACGATCGGCACGCGTAAAAGAATGACGAACAGTTGCACTCCGTaatcgtttgtttttttcctcaaaatacataaaagaaGTTTGAAGCGCCGAAGTCGTACGCCGGAGAAATTGTCGAGACGTCGTCCGGAGGTTTGGGGTCACGGATCAAACGGGGGCGGGCTGACCCAAAGGGGAGACGAGTCCCCCCCCTGGGGCCCGCCACGCCACGCCAGTCCTCAAGCGCCCTCATTTCAGCTGCGGCCTCGAGGCGCAACCGCCAACGTTTCCATTCACGCCGTTTCTACCACGTCGGCCGGAAAACGTCTCGTCTCGTCTCGACTCGACGGAAACGGACACTTTGACTGACTCCGGCCCGAACTTACGAAGGTGCCAGAGACGACGGCCATTTTGAAGGCCGCTTTCAAACACTTGCCCGATTCACGCAAATTCAAGACATTTTGGCGCCTTTATTTTGAAGGTCAAAGCGCTGCGACGTACGTGCTAATTACGGTTAGCAAGAAGCAAAAGAATTGTTCTCCCGTTGAATCCGCAAAAAGGTCTCATTTGGTTTGGTTTTATCAGGAAACGTCAGCTGGGGTGAATCAGCACAATCCAAACACAGGAAACGCGTACGATGCGACGAGGACGCCGCCGGCGTCCCGACCTGCGCGCTGGTCGCCGCCTGCTGCGATTCCCTGGCGAGGAAGACCAACATGCGCTCCACTTTGTTCTTCTCCTCTGCGCTGATGTAGTCGCTGTCTGCACAAGCAAAAGAGGCCACGCCTTTGTTAGCGGCTCGCGCGCTAGCAAAGATGAGCGCACGCGCGCACGCCCGACTTACACGCGTTGAGCGAGAAATGCTTGCGCTCCGAGGGGTTGACGGgagagggagggggcggggcctcCGGCCTCCCCGGCTCGCTGAGAAGGTTCTGGATGGAGTGGAGCTGGAAGCACGGGTCCGAAAGCAGCACGCATGCCGCGCGGCACGTCCTAaagcacgcgcacgcacacacacgcgcagcgTCAACCAACTTCCTGTCCGACGCGAGTCCTTCCTGTAAGATGCAACCTTTTGCAAATTggcaaaaattgttttgttttgcacgcACATAATGAAGACATTCCAACACAAAGCTGATGAATGAAATTCCAACAAATAAAGCGACAATGTTGTAAACTTCACCAAATAGTCTTAATTTGATCAATCAGGATTATTAGAgaacactggggggggggggggggggggctgatgcTTTCTGCTTGGGACTCAAACCGCTTCCTACAACAACAAgcgcgtttttgtttttgttttggtcaaatTTGAGCACTTTCAGCACTAACTCTGAGGTCTGACTCGAAAATGTTAGCTTATGTTATTATGGCGTGACTTTGTAACATGGTTGCAGCTTTTAGTGCAAATTCAAAGTTGAAAGAAGAACCTCAGCAAGGCCGAACAGGAAAGGAAGTAAAAAGACTCGATACCTCAAAGGCCGCAAGCCTTTGGAAACGTCGCCGATCGTCGTCAGACGCGAACGCTCGCAAGTTGCCGGAGAAGCGCAAAGTCCAAAAGCCAAAAAGCGCAAAGGCTGAAACGCCGAGAGTCGAAAAATGCCGGCGACGCGAGGACACGTCGCCGACATTCTGCGGGCgtaccttcaaaataaaagcttgtgGGCTTTATAACCTTTCATTCAGTCATTCTTTCGAGGGACAGGACGGGAcaggacgggacgggacgggacgggacgggacgggaaGCGTGCGCAATAAGGGTCGTGGTGTGTTGTGGGAGTGGCTATGCACGAGCCAGCCAATCagtcccggggggggggggtctgccgACACGGTTTCGCAAAGGACAATAATGGTCCAAATTTGTGCAAGCAATATTCGCATCCAGCGGGTCATTAAAAGCTGGATGCCACCTGCAGTACCGAAGTGGGGGACTGCGACCCCCGCCCCAACTTTGACCgttaaaacaaaacacgacCGCGGTCACGCGCTCCTCCCACTTTCTGCTCGCTCGCGCTCGTCGCCGGGAAGCCACGGTGGCCATGGTAACGAGCACACGAAGATGATCGTGTCGCGCGATATGATCGCCACGTGATACGCGCCCACTCGTCGGCATCAATGtttgacaagaacaaaaaaaaattgattcagtCTTTGCCCGCGTATTTGTGTTTGCGCGTGCGCGCAGTCTGAATGCGTGTGCACACGAGCACGAAGCTGGCGCAAAATCAACGTGGAAAACGAGACCAGGCCACGACCCAGAgggagaaggaaagaaagaaaaagaaagagagagagagagagaggaggaggagccaagGGAGGAGCCCGTCCGCCGCGCGTCCCGTCGGCCCCCCACACGAGAACAAAAAGACCGCCGACGCCACGGCTGCTCAGATCCTCTCGGCGGGGGGCGCGGCTGAGGCGGAGGAGCAAGAGCGCCAGGCGAGGAGGCGGCGGCCGGGCCGAAGAAGAGATGCCCGCCCGTCAGAAAGTATCACGCTGAGCCGCGTTAGGCGAGCGCAAAAGCTGCCTGCCCGACCGACCGACGCGCGTCTGCTGAAGATGGCGACGACCGCCCGTGGATGAGGTAAGACCAACAAACacgacagcagcagcagcgcgcgcgtgcgcgcgtgcgtgcgtgtcgaGGCTTCACAGCCAATCAAATTGAATTGCGATTGCGAgttcggccgccgccgccgccgccccgtccacttcctttttttgcttttgaaattgaaaacgCCTTCATTTGCAGTCATCCCGCCGCCGCTAAGTTTGCGCCCCGCCCGGACCAAagttcaaaaaagaaaagaaatcccAACTTTGGAGTTCTTTGTACTTTGCGACGGTGCAAAACTGCCCGACGAGGTTTATCAATGGAAAACGCCGCCCATTTATGTATTCCGTTCGTCCTGGCTTGCttcgtttgtttgcttttttttttttttttaatcgtcgtCATTTGTTCTTATTTGAAGCTTCCTGTTGTGTGTTGaaggtgacaccccccccccccccacagcacGATAGCGTTGGGTCTGGATTGGACGATTGATCGATGAGCAGCGCCTGGTTTTGTCCACGCGTCGCGCGCTTCCGATGAAAGCCGAAAGCCTTCTATCGTGGTCTCGTCAGAACCGAGactcaccatcttggagtcccTCCGCTGCTTTTAGCAAACCCCATCCGGGCCATAAAGCCCCGACGGGTGGAGGCCTGCAGGGATGCTTGACTTTCTCCAACTTTCTTCCGTCATCTCCGGAGCTCAGCcgcagtgatctttgggttcttctcttctcttctgttctgttctgttctcgGCTGCCGGACGGATTACGGAGGCCGCTGCGCTCTTAGGAACATTCAGCACAGCAGAATTGTTGCGGTAACCTTGGCCATAGACGCGGTTTGCCAGAATTCTCCCTcggagctcttcaggcagttccgtGGACCTCGTTTCTCATTTGTTCTGACGTTCAGGTGTGCGGCTTTTCCTAATCAGTCCGCTGGGCTCCAACGAAATGTTCAACTGCAAAGGCTCCGAGGACGAATAAAGGCCGTGTGATATTTCTGCTTTTTGGTTTTCATAACTCCGGTCCCGATGCCTTCTGTCCCCATTGTATGCGTTTGCGTAATTCAAGGACGCGCGAAAGTGTTTCTTGGTGCACTCGTGCACGTCACTTGTCTCTTATCTCATCTGcgtttgtatttctttgttttgtttctctgtCGTCGTGCGCAGACGCGGCGACGAGATTTGCGGCACCTACGCCGGCGTTCCAGATGGACGACGCGTCGTACGCCGGCTGAGGGACGCTTTTGCCTCCACGCGAGCCACGAGGAGCGTTCCGACCGGGTTCTACTGGTTTGCGTCGGAGCGCGAGCGACGCGAAAAGCGCTCTCCCGGTGAGAGGAAGCGGACGAGCGCAAGCTACGCGATGCGGGCACCGCTTCAGGGTGCGGCTCCCTGGACTTGCGCGCTGGTCCTGCTGGGCTGCCTCCAGCGGATCCGGTCCCTCCGGGCCGGCAACTCCACCCGCGAGGGCGGCTGCCTGCGCGCGGCCGACATCCTGAGCTGCGCCGGGCTGGGCCTGGACCGGGTCCCGGAAGACGTGCCGGCTCACGCCGTGACTTTGGACCTGAGCCACAACCGTCTGGCGGCGCTGCGGGGCCGCAGCTTCCAAGGGCTGGCGCATCTGCGCACCGTACGTTTGGCGCACAACCGACTGAGCGGCATTCGGCCGGCCGCTTTCCGGAACTCCTCGGGGGCGCTGCTGCGACACCTGGACTTGTCATCCAACAGGTTGCGGGCCGTGGAGGGGGCCTACTTCCGGGACCTTCCGGGTCTGGAGGAGCTGCTGCTCTACGACAACCTGCTGGTGAGGGTGGAGAGCGACGCCCTGGCCGGACTGAGGAGCCTCCGCAGACTCTACCTCAGCCACAACCGACTCCAGGATTTTCCCTTCTCGTCCGTCCGGGAGCACAGTCGGCTGGTTTTGCTGGACCTGTCCTCCAACGGCCTCCTCCGGCTGCCGCTGGAGAACCTCACCGGCCTCCCGGGTAGACTCCAGCAGGGACTCTACCTTCACGCCAACCCGCTGGTGTGCGACTGCGCCACGTACCGCATGTTCCGCCTGTGGGAGCTTCGCGGCTACGCGGCGGTCGCGGACTTCCGGCAGAACTACACCTGCCTGATGTACGGGGTGCGTGGACTCGCTGCGCGTTTCCTGCCCGACTTCCCCCAAGCGTGCAACACCACCGCCGTGACGCCGCAGTCTGGGGGCGTGTCGGTGAACGCGGGGCGCCCGGCGCTGCTCCACTGCAGCACCGCGCTGACCGGGAAGCACGTCACGTTCTTCTGGCTCTCCCCACACCGGGAGTACGTGGCGCCGCCCGGCAACAACGGGTCGCTGAAGGTGTTCGCCAACGGGAGTCTGGAGATCCCGGCGGCCCGAGCGGAGGACTCCGGAGTCTACCGGTGCGTGGCCCTCGATCCGGTCGGAAGGCGGAACGAGACGCAGGAAGTGCGGGTGACTGTGGTGACGCGGCACCACGGCAAAAATCACGAGTCCTTCAACACCGGGTTGACGACCCTGCTGGGCTGCGCGGTCAGCCTGATGCTGGTCCTCGTGTACTTGTACCTGACACCCTGCCGCTGCCCACCCCGCGACGAGGCCGGACCGGAGAGCGTCCTCGgcccctccccgccccccgccGAGGGCCCGGACCACAGGGTCGGCGCCAACAAGCACGTGGTCTTCCGGGAGCCAATCAAAGAGCAGCACAACGGGCACGCGTGGCCGCCGTCGCCTCCGGAGGCCGATGTGCGGCGGGACGGCGCCTTCCCGCACGCGGCCCTCGTGTTGCCATAGCGACGGCACCCCGAGAAGTCTCGTCTCCTCGGGCCCCGAACCTTTGCCTTTGCCTTCAAAGTGACTTTTTGTCAGCCACGAACCAACCGCACCACACCGTGCCGGGACGGACGACCAAAGTTGGCTGACGAGCGACTTGGGGCTCGCCGTCGCAAAGCAAAACCTTGAAAGCGCGCCTGTACCTTTAAGAGCGTTTGCTGTAGATGCCGCCAGCGTAACCATTAGCACGGCTCAAAATAGAAAGTCGTGATGTTGGCTTTTGATTGTGGAGCAGAACAACACGGATAAAAACCGGGGAGCACTTTGGCTGTACGGGCTGCATCGTCCCTGCACTACCTCCTCTTACagtctcgctcgctcgctcgctcgctcgcttgctCTGTGCCTAATAAAGTGCTTCTACCTGACAGCCTGCCTCATTATTTCACTAGCTTAGCACAGCTTAGGTTCGAGACTTTCAGCAGGGTGGAATTGGTGAGGTTCAGAATGTGAATGAAAATCATCTTTCTTGACCCAGtttgtcaaaaacatgcaaagaaaTCCGTTGATGACGGCACGGATCGGCGCCGACGACATTAGCAGCTCCACGGTGAACTTTCCTGCCGCTAACTTGAGGTCCGGCCTTCAATACGCCCCCCCCCAGGTGTGGCGTCAGCGAACCTATCAGGAGCTGTGACCGCGTCGTCTGGGCTTGCCCGCCGTGGATGTGGAGGCGAAACGTTGGACCTCAACGgaaatcaaattcaaatctcCCTCTGGCCAATGTGCCATTTgacaaaatgtaatcattttggtgatcccGAGTGACCCGAAACAGGACagctttagtctgatttgacaaaaaaacaaggcCCTTTCCTTTTGCTGCTATTTTTGTCTGCTTGTACTTTGAGCTTTCTCTCATCAAATATGCGACTTGGAAACATCGACGATGACGCGCGGCTCTCGGGCGGCTTTGGCGGTCATCTGAGGCCAGCGCCCCCATTTTCTGCAGTATTTCTCCAGCTTTTTGCATTCCTTTTTCCACTCAAGATCGCTCTGACGACCGCTGTCTTTTGAGCGCGAGTTTGTCAGCCCGGATCGGGAAGTCCCGCAGGATCTCGGCACGGCTGTCCTCAATAACCTCGCGCTCCGTATTACGTTTGAAAGTATATCGAGGTTCCGGCGCACTCCTCCCGCCTTCATTGTACCGGCCAAGCCGCCGTCTCCGGGGTCCCGTCCGGCGCGGGAGACGCCGGACTCTGCCGATCTTGTGCTTGGGCTTCTCTCCGTCTTCCTCGTGCAATTCTATTGTATACGCACGCGGACGCGCGGTTCAAATCAGACTCAAGCGCTCCGGTTTCAGGTCACTCGGGATCACCAAAAGGATTTCGGTTTGTTAATACGTCTCGAATTTCTTCCACAGTCCGGGTCAGAACGGAAGGCGGACCCGCCAAGTGGACTTCTGAGAGAGGCAACGCGACCACTTGCAGCCTATTAACCATTCGACCTGAAAGCTTTTGCTTCTTAATCAATAAATGATCTCATCTCCCTCAGCGTTGCCTTCGCAAGAGCGCTTGTCCCCCTGACTCGGGTCGCTTTCGGGCGTGGCCCAGCCCAGCccgactttgggcaagaggggCTGTAGACCCTCAAATGGTGGCCAAATACCTCCGTCAAGAAAGAAGAGCAGAGGGCAAAATCGATCGGCTATCGATCGGGCGCTTCGACGGGAGGTCGACTCGTTCGTCGGCAGCGGGCGAGGAGGTTTCGGATTTCGGGACGGGCTACGTCCTGAAATGAGATCCTGCCCACAGAGTGCAAATCAATAACGGGACCGAGAAAAAAAGCGCCGTAGTCATCCATTTCTTTTCTGGCCCTCAGGTGTACGCTTCTTTGCATTTTCCGCTAATAAAGCACAAAAATCACACACTAGGAGGCGTGGCAATTTCCACGAGGGACCCGCTCGCTAATCCTAAATCGAGGGTTCATCCCTCACCCGAGACGAAGGCCTCGCTTCTTCACGTCCAcaagaatgtttgttttgacGGTAGAAAAAGGCGCTGAGCGCAAGGCCCATCCCGACACACTTTTCATTGGTTGCGACATCGATGTGCCAAAATGTCAAGCAGTGAGAAGCGGCTCCCGTCTCAAAGACGAGCTTCAAAAGCAGCAACGTGACACACACGAGCGGTTCTGCTGCTCTTCTCGCCAGTAATCTTTCCACTTGTGAGTAATTGTCACGTTCGAACTTTGCCCCGTGCGAGCTGACTGGTGCAAAAGTTTGACTGAAACTTGTTCAAGTTCTATTGCTGAAGTCAAAATCCCGACGTTTCTTGAGCACATTTTCACTTAAGGGCCGCTTTTGTTTTCCCACACAGCAAAGATTCATTTCAAACTCGCACGTTTACAAAgtctcctttttaaaaaaaaaagtgcacgcaTACCAAACAGATACGCGGAAATACGCGCGTAGCCGACCGGACGGATGCGAGGCCCCGAGGAATCCGTATCAGGATCAATAAGAATCTGCCGTGACGGGATGGCGCAATGAAAATTTCTTGATGGACTTCGATCGGGCCAAAGAGGAGCTCGGACGCCAGGAATGGCCGCCAGCTACGCGTGCGCGTGCAtgaaaaagcagcagcagcagcagcagcagcggcggcggcattacttctgcattttttttccccccactctcGCGCAACGCAAAGCGACACTTTTGCTATTGGGATTCAATATAGAGGCGACTCGTGTGGCAAAGAGAAGCGTCCAGAAATGCCACTCGAGACTTGACAGACGCAATCATTTCCTGGCTTTCCCGCTCTCAGGTCtgcaaaaatggaaagaaaccaCCTGCAGGACAAGAGCGCGGATGGCCTCATCTAGCGTCAGCACTTCCACGGGACCGACTTTATCCACACCGTCACGTTCACTTTCATAAACAAAGAGCGACGGCTGCCAGGCCCACTTAAAGCCAACGAGGGTTCAGCGTCTTGCCCGAGGACACTTGGGTGGAATTCCAAACAGGGTGACTTGCGACCGCCCGTGGGCGTCACATCAGCTTTTTCCATCGTTGAGTGAAAAGGGAAGACGCTGATGTCAGCAGGCTGCAACGCTTACGCTTCAGCGCTAATGTTGCCGTAATTCAATTTCCCGCGCGCCGCATCACGTTGAGGCGCCACGGCAACAGCAAACGCACGCGCTCTGTTTTGCGTGCCTTGCGCTCTCTCCCCAACGGCGAAGGCACATTATGAAGGAACGCAGCGGCCGCCGTTAGCGTGAGTAGGATTTGCCCACGGCGACGCCCGTAAAGGGGGTCGGCGGCATTGGCGCTTGGCGACagtcgcgcgcgcgcgcgcactgACGCAAAAGCCACACGCTGGACTTTTACATACGATgctacgtacacacacacacacacacacacacacacacacacagagaagaaaaaaaaaaaaaaagaagccgaCTCCCTCACTCACCCCTGCCGGTCGCCGTCCACGAGAACTCGAACAAGGATGCCGGTGACGGCCACCAGGATGGGATAGTGGTCCACGCTCTCCAGACCTCAAAACACGCCACCACAGCAACAACGTCAATACGCTCGCGGCACGCTCGGGAAAAACGTGCGCGTGTACCTGGCAGTCGCAAGTTGACGACGCGGTCAAAGAGGTTCTTCTCGGCCGTCACCCGGTTTAACACCTGGTTCAGCAGCTGCGGCAGACGAGCACAAGCGGAAGGTCAAGTCGACCCGGACCCGGTCCACGTCGGGGCCCACCTGAGCCAGGCGGCGCAGCAGCAGCTCGGCGGACGGGCGAGACCAGTCCAGAAAGATCTCGGGAACCAGCGTGACCGTCATCTCCAGAACCCTCAGCAGGCTGACCGACAGGTCGAAACAGGTGGCGCACACCTGCAACGCGACGGAATCCGCGCGACGGGCCGTGAAACGACACCAGAGTGGCCCACTTCCAAAATTCTTTTCCTCACTTGAACGTTTTGACATCAtcagacaaatgaaaaatgtcagatAAATTCAAGCCAAACAAATGTAGCAAGCCCAATTCTTTGCGGCAAATGACAAATCGCGGCTGGATTTCAACTGAAAGAAAGCCGACGACCTCCCGAATTTCGGTCGTCTCGGGCAACAAAACGAGTCGGCGTCGCACGGCGCGCTCACCTTCAGCTGACGCGTGTCCACAAAGTTCCTCTCAGGACGCTCCGCCGCCTGTTGGATCTGCGGGAAGGCGGACCTGACGTAAGGCGGGCGCCCGTCCGCCGGGTCAAAGCGGGCCCTACCTCTTGAATCATGCCGATGAACTCGGAGAAGGCCCAGTTGAGCTGGTTGAGGACGCTGTTGAGGAAGGCGGCGGCCATGTCCTTGTCCGCGCTCAGCAGGCGGGCCATGTGCCTCTGCAGCAGCAGCGACGGGCACGGCTCTGCGGAACCAGCGCCCAACGGGTCACGGCGCGCAAAACTCAACGTGACGGAGCTTTGTCGTGACCTCACGACTGAAAAGGTCAAATCACGACGACGGGGGGAAGCAAACGCCTTCACCGGATCAAAAAGAATCCAAActaaaggtttttttgttttgttttgttttttttaaaagaggtgATCCTGGAAACTCAAAAGTCAAATAAGCACAGgagtttgattttaaaattcaataaaaGGAGGCTCGGAAAGGAGAATACAAGTACCACCCggaaacccaatggaa
This portion of the Syngnathoides biaculeatus isolate LvHL_M chromosome 10, ASM1980259v1, whole genome shotgun sequence genome encodes:
- the amigo3 gene encoding amphoterin-induced protein 3 isoform X1, which encodes MRRGDEICGTYAGVPDGRRVVRRLRDAFASTRATRSVPTGFYWFASERERREKRSPGERKRTSASYAMRAPLQGAAPWTCALVLLGCLQRIRSLRAGNSTREGGCLRAADILSCAGLGLDRVPEDVPAHAVTLDLSHNRLAALRGRSFQGLAHLRTVRLAHNRLSGIRPAAFRNSSGALLRHLDLSSNRLRAVEGAYFRDLPGLEELLLYDNLLVRVESDALAGLRSLRRLYLSHNRLQDFPFSSVREHSRLVLLDLSSNGLLRLPLENLTGLPGRLQQGLYLHANPLVCDCATYRMFRLWELRGYAAVADFRQNYTCLMYGVRGLAARFLPDFPQACNTTAVTPQSGGVSVNAGRPALLHCSTALTGKHVTFFWLSPHREYVAPPGNNGSLKVFANGSLEIPAARAEDSGVYRCVALDPVGRRNETQEVRVTVVTRHHGKNHESFNTGLTTLLGCAVSLMLVLVYLYLTPCRCPPRDEAGPESVLGPSPPPAEGPDHRVGANKHVVFREPIKEQHNGHAWPPSPPEADVRRDGAFPHAALVLP
- the amigo3 gene encoding amphoterin-induced protein 3 isoform X2, yielding MRAPLQGAAPWTCALVLLGCLQRIRSLRAGNSTREGGCLRAADILSCAGLGLDRVPEDVPAHAVTLDLSHNRLAALRGRSFQGLAHLRTVRLAHNRLSGIRPAAFRNSSGALLRHLDLSSNRLRAVEGAYFRDLPGLEELLLYDNLLVRVESDALAGLRSLRRLYLSHNRLQDFPFSSVREHSRLVLLDLSSNGLLRLPLENLTGLPGRLQQGLYLHANPLVCDCATYRMFRLWELRGYAAVADFRQNYTCLMYGVRGLAARFLPDFPQACNTTAVTPQSGGVSVNAGRPALLHCSTALTGKHVTFFWLSPHREYVAPPGNNGSLKVFANGSLEIPAARAEDSGVYRCVALDPVGRRNETQEVRVTVVTRHHGKNHESFNTGLTTLLGCAVSLMLVLVYLYLTPCRCPPRDEAGPESVLGPSPPPAEGPDHRVGANKHVVFREPIKEQHNGHAWPPSPPEADVRRDGAFPHAALVLP